In Balaenoptera musculus isolate JJ_BM4_2016_0621 chromosome 16, mBalMus1.pri.v3, whole genome shotgun sequence, the DNA window gtttatttttgttcttatttccatttctctaggaggtggatcaaaaagaatcttgctgtgatttatgtcatagagtattctgcctatgttttcctctaagagtttgatagtgtctggccttacatttaggtctttaatccattttgagtttatttttgtgtatggtgttagaaagtgctctaatttcattcttttacatgtacctgtccagttttcccagcaccacttattgaagaggctttcttttctccactgtatatgcttgcctcctttatcaaaaataaggtgaccatatgagcgtgggtttatctctgggctttctatcctgttccattgatctatatttctgtttttgtgccagtaccatactatcttgattactgtagctttgtagtatagtctgaagtcagggagcctgattcctccagctccatttttcgttctcaagattgctttggctattcggggtcttttgtgtttccatacaaattgtgaaattttttgttctagttctgtgaaaaatgccagtggtagtttgatagagattgcattgaatctgtagattgctttgggtattatagtcattttcacaatgttgattcttccaatccaagaacatggtatatctctccatctatttgtatcatctttaatttcttttatcagtgtcctataattttctgcatacaggtcttttgtctccttaggtaggtttattcctagatattttattctttttgttgcaatggtaaacgggagtgttttcttaatttcactttcagatttttcatcattagtgtataggaatgcaagagatttctgtgcattaattttgtatcctgctactttaccaaattcattgattagctctagtagttttctggtagcatctttaggattctctatgtatagtatcatgtcatctgcaaacagtgacagctttacttcttcttttccgatttggattccttttatttctttttcttctctgattgctgtggctaaaacttccaaaactatgttgaataatagtggtgagagtgggcaaccttgtcttgttcctgatcttagtggaaatggtttcagtttttcaccattgaggatgatgctggctgtgggtttgtcatatatggcctttattatgttgaggaaagttccctctatgcctactttctgcagggcttttatcataaatgggtgttgaattttgtcgaaagctttctctgcatctattgagatgatcatatggtttttctccttcaatttgttaatatggtgtatcacactgattgatttgcatatattgaagaatccttgcattcctggaataaatcccacttgatcatggtgtatgatccttttaatgtgctgttggattctgtttgctagtattttgttgaggatttttgcatctatgttcatcagtgatattggcctgtagttttctttctttgtgacatctttgtctggttttggtatcagggtgacggtggcctcgtagaatgagttggggagtgttcctccctctgctatattttggaagagtttgggaaaaataggtgttagctcttctctaaatattttatagaattcgcctgtgaaaccatctggtcctgggcttttgtttgttggaagatttttaatcacagtttcaatttcagtgcttgtgattggtctgttcatattttctatttctttctggttcagtctcggcaggttgtgcatttctaagaatttgtccatttcttccaggttgtccattttattggcatagagttgattgtagtaatctctcatgatcttttgtatttctgcagtgtcagtggttacttctcctttttcatttctaattctattgatttgagtcttctccctttttttcttgatgagtctggctaatggtttatcaattttgcttaccttctcaaagaaccagcttttagttttattgatctttgctattgtttccttcatttctttttcatttatttctgatctgatctttatgatttctttccttctgctaactttgggggttttttattcttctttctctaattgctttaggtgcaaggttaggttgtttatttgagatgtttcctgtttcttgaggtaggcttgtatagctataaacttccctcttagaactgcttttgctgcatcccataggttttgggtcgtcgtgtctccattgtcatttgtttctaggtattttttgatttcccctttgatttcttcagtgatcacttcgttattaagtagtgtattgttcagcctccatgtgtttgtatttattacagatcttttcctgtaattgatatctagtctcatagcgttgtggtcggaaaagatacttgttacgatttcaattttcttaaatttaccaaggcttgatttgtgacccaagatatgatctatcctggagaatgttccatgagcacttgagaagaaagtgtagtctgttgtttttggatggaaagtcctataaatatcaattaaagccatcttgtttaatgtatcatttaaagcttgtgtttccttatttattttcattttggatgatctgtccattggtgaaagtggggtgttaaagtcccctactatgattgtgttactgtcgatttccccctttatggctgttagtatttgccttatgtattgaggtgttcctatgttgggtgcataaatatttacaattgttatatcttcttcttggatcgatcccttgatcattatgtactgcccttctttgtctcttgtaatagtctttattttaaagtctatcttgtctcatatgagaattgctacttcagctttcttttgatttccatttgcatggaatatctttttccatcccctcactttcggtctgtatgtgtccctaggtctgaagtggatctcttgtagacagtatatgtacaggtcttgtttttgtatccattcagccagtctgtgtcttttggtgggagcatttaatccatttacatttaaggtaactatcgatatgtatgttcctattcccattttcttaaatgttttgggtttgttattgtaggtgttttccttctcttgtgtttcttgcctagagaagttcctttagcatttgttgtaaagctggtttggtggcgctgaactctctcagcttttgcttgtctgtaaaggttttaatttctacatcaaatctgaatgagatccttgctgggtagagtaatcttggttgtaggtttttctccttcatcactttaaatatgtcctgccactcccttctggcttgcagagtttctgctgaaagatcagctgttacccttatggggattcccttgtgtgttatttgttgttttttccttgctgcttttaatatattttctttatatttaatttttgatagtttgattaatatgtgtcttggcatgtttctccttggatttatcctgtataggactctctgtgtttccaggacttgattaactatttcctttcccatagtagggaagttttcaactataatctcttcaaatattttctcagtccctttctttttctcttcttcttctgggacccctataattcgaatgttggtgcgtttaattttgtcccagaggtctctgagactgtcctcagttctgttcattcttttttctttattttgctctgcagtagttatttccactattttatcttccaggtcacttatccgttcttctgcctcagttattctgctattgatcccttctagagtatttttaatttcatttattgtgttgttcatcattgcttggttcctctttagttcttctaggtccttgttaaatgtttcttgcattttgtctcttctatttccaagattttggatcatctttactatcattatcctgaattctttttcaggtagactgcctatttcctcttcatttgttaggtctggtgtgtttttaccttgctccttcatctgctgtgtgtttttctgtcttctcattttgcttatcttactgtgtttggggtctctttttcacaggctgcaggttcgtagttcctgttgtttttggtgtctgtccccagtggctaaggttggttcagcgAGTTGtataggtttcctggtggaggggactagtgcctgtgttctggtggatgaggctagatcttgtctttctggtgggcaggtccacatctggtggtgtgttttggggtgtctgtggccttattatgattttagccagcctctctgctaatggatggggctgtgttcctgtcttgctagttgtttggcatagggtgtccagcactgtagcttgctggttgttgagtgaagctgggtcttggtgttgagatggagatctctgggagattttcaccatttggtattacgtggagctgggaggtctcttgtggaccagtgtcctgaagttggctctcccacctcagaggcacagccctgatgcctggctggagcaccaagagcctttcatccacatggctcagaataaaagggagaaaaaatagaaagaaagaaagaaagaaagaggataacataaaataaaataaaataaaataaaataaaataaaataaagataaaataaagttattaaaataaaaaataattattaagaaaaaaaattttttcagtaaaaaaacacaaataaacggacggacagaaccctaggacaaatgatgaaagcaaagctatacagacaaaatgtcacacagaagcatacacatacacactcacaaaaagaggaaaatgggaaaaaataatatatcttgctcccaaagtctacctcctcaatttgggatgattcgttgtctattcaggtattccacagatgcagggtacatcaagttgtttgtggagctttaatccgctgcttctgaggctgctgggagaaatttccctttctcttctttgttcgcacagctcccggggttcagctttggatttggacccacctctgcgtgtaggtcgcctgagggtgtctgttcttcgctcacacaggatggggttaaaggagcatctgattcgggggctctggctcactcaggccggggggagggaggggtatggatgcggggcgagcctgcagtggcagagacTGGCGTGACGTTGccgcagcctgaggcgtgccgtgcgttctcccagggaagttgtccctcacaaataaatattcttttttttgttttttttttgtttttttttaatttgtttaatatctttaataattctattatttGTAAATCCTTCCATAAAAGGGCATTACGGTTCTTCAGTTTATTGcaaacatatctttaaaaaaaaaagtcagccctACTGTTGGAGctaaaatacaaagttttaaattattggcACTATACTAAAAAGCACAATGGAGAAcatcttatttaaataaattgaggATGATACTTCactggggaatatagccaacagatttttttctctctccaaatcTACATCCAACGGTGGTGTTTTATAggcaaattttaaacaaatgcaagtttttagaaaataatgaaagccATATTTTGCTCCAGAATACTATTATACACAGACCATATAGATTGTTTTATAGCAGATAGTAGTCTGCCAAATTTCAGATGGCAAAATGCTAAGCAGTGAGTTTGGTACTATCCAGCTAGTTGTTTCTTGTCATCCTGGAGAATCTGTCAATGGGTATTGCTGAGACCATCTTGTCACCACCATGTCTCTTCTCAGAGGTGACTCCACTGTGATAGAACCTTCATATCCTTAAGATGCAAGGCCTAGCAAAAAGCCTCCCACAAATCCACTGGATATCACAATGTTCTGTTTGACAAATTCTGTTGCTTCTTCTATTATATTGTTGATTTCAGGTGCTGCCTTATTTGCTCGTTTCTTAAtctgtctttttgctttgtttacatCTTTTTCAACTCTCTTCCAGTCGATCTGCACATAGCCACTGTGACTGGCAATCTGAAGGAGAAGAAAGCCACCACCTACTGCAGTTGCTGCAAGTTTTCCAACTTTCTGGAACAAAAATCCTGCACACCAGCCACTCACTCCACCCATTACAATCTGGGTGGCTACTGAGTATTTTTCTACCATAGGTCTGGAACTGTGGCCAAACACTCGATTCCACCAGTGGTGTCTTCTTGCATACTCAGTTAAATCCAACACTTCCTAAGAGTCATCATCACTTTCATATTCTTGGGGAGGGGCGTTCCGGGTCGCCATGATACTGCCGGCGGCCAGTATTGAAGGTGGTCCCAACCCGCCCGCCTCTCCCCGCTACTTTTCCACAAATAAATATTCTTGATACAATCGGGGAACTCTCTACCTGGGTATTAGATGGTTGTTATCAATACATGATATTAGGAATTGTTAACTTTGTTAAGTTTAAAAATGGAACTGAGGGGGAATTCCCTgtctgtccagtggttaagactccacgctttcactgctgagggcccaggttcaatccctggttggggaactaagatcccacaagctgcatggcatggtgcagcaaaaaaatttaaaaagaaaaaagaaaaaagaaaataaaaatggaactgtgggggcttccctggtggcgcagtggttgagaatctgcctgccaacgcaggggacatgggttcgagccctggtctgggaggatcccacatgccacggagcaactgggcccgtgagccatagctactgagcttgcgcgtctggagcccgcgctcctcaacaagagaggccatgacagtgagaggcccacgcaccgcagtgaagagtggcccccgctcgccgcaactagaggaagccctgcacagagacgaagacccaacacagccagaaataaataaattaataaattaattaattaattaaaaaaaaaatggaactgtggatatttttgttggtttgttttgaaaCTCCTTATCTATTAGAGGTATTACTGAAGTACATGAAGATAAAGTGATTATGTGTggtgtttgcttttaaaaatccagtagggttacagcagaaaataacacaacattgtaaagcaattatactccaataaagatactaaaaaaaaaaaatccagtaggGAAAAAAACCTGTGTTGTATGGAAGGAGTGTGGGAACAAAACAACGGCAAATTGTTAATGACTGTTCAGACTAGGTAATGGGTTCATGGAGgttcattttattaattactcTACTTTTGTGAATGCTTGAAACTTtccatattaaaaagttaaaaagaaataaaagaaagcaaattagGACTGGGAAATGAAGCATCttaagttttgaaaaaagaaagaaaaaaaaagaaagaaaactcaaaattagCACTTACATGTTACTGATAGGTTATGACATAAACCTTCAGCCCTTAGAACTGTCATAAGAAGACAATACTACTCACCATCCTCATGGTCGAATCTTCCCAAAACAAAGTTGATTCCAATCCATGCATAAACCCCTAAGTAAGAAATACAAAAGCCCTTGCTTAATTCTCTACTGCTATAGCATGTATATACCTCTCCCAGGGctgctcttttcctccttttcttgggAAAAAAGTGATAACAGTATTTTATTCCACACTCTCAGTGTatgaatttaaaatcttttatcttgtgatgtttttcccttttaaaattatttgcattttctaaatttcctacaATGAATAGGaattaatgtataaaaatcaatgttaaaagataaaaatcttggAGTGCTAGTTCTGGGCAAGCACTCTCACCCTGTCTCCCCACTGACTACAGGTATAAACTCTGGATAGAATATATGGAGCAGCTTTCTGAGAACTCTGAAAGTAAATGATAGTGGGCACACTGGGACAGCGATCAGACTTTAAAGTACCaccaaaaccacagtgagttTCCCATTTTTCCCCCTCAGATACTGCCTGGCCTGGACTCAAAATCAGCTTGAAATACAAAAGTACACACCAGATGTGGACAGAAAGAACTTCAAGACTTTGCTTTGTGGTCCAAGGATCAGAAAAGGGGACTCCAAAGGTTCAGAAAGAGTGGTGAGAaattccttgctttttaaaaaattttgttctctCCTACCCCAGGCAATCCTGCAACAGCAGAGGTAGAGACTGGGTAGATGCCTAAACCTCTGAGGGATGTGAATCCTTCTTTCTGACCAGAGGAGCTAGAGCCTCAAGAGCTGGGCCAAATccctattgcttttttttttctccctctgtcctctaCCACTTAGCCTTGGATACAGATGCAGTCATGGGAAATGCATGGCAGAGTGGGCAAATTAAATCCCTGGCTTTCTGACCTAAGGACCGTGAAAGTGAACCTCAGGGAACCAGAAAGTATTGGGGAGATTGTGGAGAGTGGGGAATAAACTGGTGTAGGAACTCCTGGGCTCACATGCATGATCTGACTCTAAACAACATATCAAAGCTTTTGAGAACTGACATACTGGCTAGTCAACCCATTTGTATGGGCTGCGCCCAGGTTCAGACTGGCCACAGGCTGGCATACACATGGGACAAATCCAAATAGCCGTGCCAAAGCTTTGAAAAACGAATCAACAGAATCACAGCCCACAGAAGGCAGGTCAGAACTTAAGGCTTAAACCTAACCAGTCtgctaagacaaaaaaaaattaacattctcTTTATGATTGAAACAAGACCCAGGGTCTAACaatgtaatattcaaaatatccaggATACAATATAAAATGACTTGTCATACAAAGAACTAGGAAAATCTCAACCTTTCCAATCTCAAGGGAAAAGATGCCAACCCTGAGATGACACAGGTGTTGGAATTATCAAGTAAAGCAGCTATACAGCCAGGAAATAAGAGCAGTCTTCCaatgaatggaaagatagaaagtctcagcaaagaaatggaGTAAAACCAAACGGGAATTTTAGGACTGAAAAAGGCAATACTGGATTGAAAAAGGTGAATCTTTTCCTTTACGTGAACTGCAGCTAGAAGACaaaagattttctgtttttcaagaaatggaaacataattCATCATACAGGCCACATTTGGGCTACATGAGAACATGCATTCAACTCCACCCCAAAACTACAAACCCCAAGTGCAAGCTTTTACTCCTCAAGGCACAATACCTTCCTGCTTCCCAGAGATCACTTCTGCCTGAGACTGAGAAAAGAGGAAGTCAAACTCCAGAGGTAAATCTTTCACTAGATCAGCCAAGATAGCCAACTGCTTCCtgcaagaaagaacaaaaaacctaaGAGTTAATGGTTAAACTCTCTTCTCACAAACAACCTCAACTTGACCTTCTACTTAGCCTTGTTAGACCTCACTGTTCACCTACCCAAGACACTTGATCCCTGCTTCTGTTTGGTACCCCCTTCAAGATTTCAAAGGTTTAAAATTACTCAAAAGTATAGCCTcctcagggcaggaataaagacgtagacatagagaatggacttgtagACAcagcatagagaatggacttgtagACACAGggcggcgggggtggtggtggggaagctggggcaaagtgagagtagcatcgacatatatacactaccgaatgtaaaatagttagctagtgggaagcagcagcgtagcacagggagatcagctcgtgctttgcgatgacctagaggggtgggacagggagggtgggagggaggctcaagagggaggcgatatggggatatatgtatgcatatggctgattcactttgttgtataacagaaactaacacagtattgtgaagcaattatactccaataaagagctatcaaaaaaaaaaaagtatagcctCCTTCTT includes these proteins:
- the LOC118882277 gene encoding LOW QUALITY PROTEIN: FUN14 domain-containing protein 1-like (The sequence of the model RefSeq protein was modified relative to this genomic sequence to represent the inferred CDS: substituted 1 base at 1 genomic stop codon) encodes the protein MATRNAPPQEYESDDDSXEVLDLTEYARRHHWWNRVFGHSSRPMVEKYSVATQIVMGGVSGWCAGFLFQKVGKLAATAVGGGFLLLQIASHSGYVQIDWKRVEKDVNKAKRQIKKRANKAAPEINNIIEEATEFVKQNIVISSGFVGGFLLGLAS